Proteins from a single region of Sebastes umbrosus isolate fSebUmb1 chromosome 8, fSebUmb1.pri, whole genome shotgun sequence:
- the rtkn gene encoding rhotekin isoform X5 — MFCRNQTARATVARGSALEMEIRRGKFRKSVFLDTSQDSDIQKKIDHEIRMRDGACKLLAACSQKDQALEASKSLQTCSTRIMAYMSELQRMKEAQVMQKVPRRSSDAGPMDDRLPCKGKVAISDLRIPLMWKDTEYFKNKGELHRCAVFCLLQLGGEIFDTDMVIVDRTLTDICFDNTVVFSEASPGFELRVELYSCCSEDDYSAGSTPRKLASKLSSSLGRSAGKKLRAAMEPGPCSPVSNGGASPLLLPVPSVPGPKYHLLAHTTLSLSHVQDSFRTHDLTISGNEECSYWLPLYGSMCCRLAAQPHCMTQQMMSGCLKVKQLGGDPQSWTKVYAVLKGTSLFCYHRQEDVEASVEPAFTIAINKETRIRASEKDPQSKVQNICISNQYGGEEVTHTLTTDSREDTHRWMEAFWQHFYDMSQWKQCCDDLMKIELPSPRKPAPVTPKQGSLYHEMAPLATPSSEGLLLQDNAVSAEIRALLSSYYNDSY; from the exons GATAGCGACATCCAGAAGAAGATTGACCATGAGATCCGGATGCGCGACGGGGCCTGCAAGCTTCTGGCCGCCTGCTCCCAGAAAGACCAGGCGTTGGAGGCGTCGAAGAGCCTGCAGACCTGCAGCACTCGTATCATGGCCTACATGTCGGAGCTGCAGAGGATGAAGGAGGCTCAGGTCATGCAGAAGGTCCCGCGGAGGTCGTCGGACGCGGGGCCGATGGACGACAGGCTCCCATGCAAAGGAAAAGTGGCCATCTCGG ATCTTCGGATTCCTCTCATGTGGAAAGACACGGAGTACTTCAAGAACAAAGGAG AGCTTCATCGGTGTGCAGTgttctgcctgctgcagctgggAGGAGAGATCTTCGACACAGACATGGTGATAGTGGACCGGACGCTCACCGATATTTGCTTTGACAACACTGTCGTATT TAGTGAAGCCAGTCCGGGTTTTGAGTTGCGTGTTGAGCTGTACAGCTGCTGCTCCGAGGACGACTATTCGGCAGGGAGCACGCCGAGGAAACTAGCCAGTAAACTGAGCTCGTCGCTGGGGCGATCGGCTGGGAAGAAGCTCAGAGCCGCCATGGAGCCTGGGCCATGTAGTCCTGTTAGCAACGGAGGGGCATCTCCTCTTCTGTTGCCAGTTCCCTCTGTACC GGGCCCTAAGTACCACCTCTTAGCTCATACCACCCTGTCACTGTCACACGTCCAGGACAGCTTTCGCACACATGATCTCACCATCTCAGGCAACG AAGAGTGTTCGTATTGGCTGCCTCTCTATGGCAGCATGTGTTGCCGCCTCGCAGCTCAGCCTCACTGTATGACCCAACAGATGATGAGTGGATGTTTGAAAGTTAAG CAGTTGGGAGGTGACCCTCAGAGTTGGACAAAAGTGTACGCCGTTCTAAAAGGAACAAGCCTTTTCTGCTACCACCGGCAAGAAGATGTGGAGGCCAGTGTCGAGCCAGCTTTCACCATCGCCATCAACAAG GAGACCAGAATACGTGCGTCAGAGAAAGACCCTCAAAGTAAAGTTCAGAATATCTGCATCAGTAACCAGTACGGAGGTGAGGAGGTCACACACACCCTGACGACAGATAGCCGCGAGGACACGCACCGGTGGATGGAAGCCTTCTGGCAACATTTCTATGACATGA GTCAATGGAAACAGTGCTGCGATGACTTAATGAAAATTGAACTGCCATCACCAAGGAAACCTGCTCCTGTCACACCAAAACAGGGCTCGCTCTATCATGAAATGG CCCCTCTTGCCACACCCTCCTCTGAGGGTCTTCTGCTCCAGGATAACGCTGTGTCTGCCGAGATTCGTGCTCTGCTCTCGTCCTATTACAACGACAG